One window from the genome of Sulfodiicoccus acidiphilus encodes:
- a CDS encoding FkbM family methyltransferase has protein sequence MERRSPFDESSRKDVLGLVLFLLQNGVRLGKDEYSWKLIDGKFVETPEGIRFGLKGVGMLAETFLSQIHFAGLDLRGKTVVTAGAYIGDTPLYFSHYGAKVYAFEPSPVSFKIAEENLSLNPSLRDRVTLRNWAIGLDGEVDFPLEEDSGGTSIFERTNSTVKVRSVSISTILKEFDLKDPYLLDLDVKGAEYYVVNDLGISNFEVLRIEYSPYLVEGATLDHLISKVREKGFKKVRVFKHNCLKFDLRDHGTLHAEK, from the coding sequence ATGGAACGGAGATCCCCCTTCGATGAGTCCTCTAGGAAGGACGTTCTCGGCCTTGTACTCTTCCTTCTGCAGAATGGTGTGAGGCTGGGGAAAGACGAGTACTCCTGGAAGTTGATCGATGGGAAGTTCGTTGAGACCCCGGAGGGAATAAGGTTCGGCCTGAAGGGTGTCGGTATGCTGGCTGAAACCTTCCTGAGCCAGATACACTTCGCCGGCTTAGATCTGAGGGGGAAGACCGTTGTCACCGCAGGAGCCTACATAGGGGACACTCCCCTCTACTTCTCCCATTACGGAGCTAAGGTGTACGCTTTCGAGCCGAGTCCCGTGTCTTTTAAGATCGCCGAGGAGAACCTGTCCCTAAACCCTTCACTCAGGGATAGGGTCACTTTGAGGAATTGGGCCATAGGTCTAGACGGTGAAGTTGACTTCCCACTGGAGGAGGACTCCGGTGGAACCAGCATTTTCGAAAGAACCAACTCCACGGTGAAGGTCAGGTCAGTCTCCATATCCACGATACTTAAGGAGTTCGACCTGAAGGATCCGTACCTTCTCGACTTAGACGTTAAGGGGGCTGAGTACTACGTTGTCAACGACCTGGGGATCTCTAACTTCGAAGTGTTACGAATAGAGTACTCCCCTTACCTGGTGGAAGGGGCCACCTTAGATCATTTGATCTCCAAGGTGAGGGAAAAGGGTTTCAAAAAAGTCAGAGTGTTCAAACACAACTGCCTCAAATTCGATCTGAGGGACCACGGAACGCTCCACGCTGAGAAGTGA